One Paenibacillus riograndensis SBR5 DNA segment encodes these proteins:
- a CDS encoding SDR family oxidoreductase: MADKKLEGKVAIVSGGGSGIGRASVLAFARSGAKVAMLDRTVENAEKVRKQVEAEGGEAVVIECDIAEPQQVENAVKQAAGQWGRLDIVFANAGINGAMTPIETMDIESWDQTMNINLRGTFATVKYAIPYLKANGGSILINSSINGNRVFSNIGFSAYSTTKAGQTAFMKMAALELAQYKIRVNAICPGAITTNIDDNTYPSEDLKEVQIAVEFPDGGQPLEKGPGRPDQVARLALFLASDDSDHITGTEIYCDGAESLLHG, encoded by the coding sequence ATGGCAGATAAAAAGTTGGAAGGCAAAGTGGCCATCGTCAGCGGCGGCGGGTCGGGCATCGGACGGGCGTCTGTGCTGGCTTTTGCCCGCAGCGGGGCAAAGGTCGCAATGCTTGACCGGACAGTCGAGAATGCCGAGAAGGTCCGCAAGCAGGTGGAGGCTGAAGGCGGTGAAGCCGTCGTCATCGAATGTGACATTGCTGAGCCGCAGCAGGTCGAAAACGCTGTGAAGCAGGCTGCCGGACAATGGGGCAGGCTTGACATTGTTTTTGCCAATGCCGGTATCAACGGAGCGATGACACCCATTGAAACCATGGACATCGAGTCTTGGGACCAGACCATGAATATCAACCTGCGCGGTACCTTTGCTACTGTCAAATATGCGATTCCTTATTTAAAAGCAAACGGCGGGAGCATCCTGATCAACAGCTCGATTAACGGCAACCGCGTCTTCTCGAATATCGGCTTTTCTGCATACAGTACGACCAAAGCCGGTCAGACCGCTTTTATGAAGATGGCTGCACTGGAACTTGCACAATACAAAATCCGCGTCAATGCCATCTGCCCGGGTGCGATTACAACGAATATCGACGACAACACCTATCCATCCGAAGATTTGAAGGAAGTGCAGATTGCCGTGGAATTCCCGGATGGCGGACAGCCGCTGGAAAAGGGGCCGGGCCGTCCCGATCAGGTCGCCAGACTGGCATTGTTCCTGGCCTCCGATGATTCCGATCACATTACAGGCACAGAAATTTATTGTGATGGCGCCGAGTCGCTGCTGCACGGGTAA